In Pleomorphomonas sp. T1.2MG-36, a single window of DNA contains:
- the trbG gene encoding P-type conjugative transfer protein TrbG encodes MTPTFREAGRPAFLTCSSQAFRKSALPLLLACTSVLAGCATAQKPPEISYDDAMPAVQTADPPAPVRVVELPKPLPLPGQLKPVGKDGKPTPELPDPAARVNEANAAARMQPVRNGFINAIQVYPFVDGALYQVYTAPGQITDIALQPGETLVGSGPVAAGDTVRWIIGDTESGAGGTKQVHILVKPTRPELMTNLVINTNARTYHMELRSTEKTYMASVSWQYPQDQLIALRRQNAEAQAVQPVATGIDLTRVNFRYEVTGDRAPWRPLRAFDDGKQVFIEFPRGIGQGEMPPLFVVGPEGDTSELVNYRVRDNYMIVDRLFAAAELRFGADKNQKRVRISRSDGRPAS; translated from the coding sequence ATGACGCCGACCTTCCGTGAAGCCGGGAGGCCGGCTTTCCTCACCTGCAGTTCTCAGGCTTTCCGTAAATCCGCCTTGCCGCTTCTCTTGGCTTGCACATCCGTGCTCGCCGGCTGCGCCACGGCGCAGAAGCCGCCGGAAATCTCCTATGACGATGCCATGCCTGCGGTTCAGACCGCCGATCCGCCGGCGCCGGTTCGGGTGGTGGAGTTGCCGAAGCCTCTGCCGCTGCCCGGCCAGTTGAAGCCCGTCGGCAAAGACGGCAAGCCGACGCCCGAACTGCCGGACCCCGCCGCGCGGGTGAACGAGGCCAACGCCGCCGCGCGGATGCAGCCGGTCCGGAACGGCTTCATCAACGCCATCCAGGTCTATCCCTTCGTCGATGGCGCGCTCTATCAGGTCTACACCGCGCCTGGTCAGATCACCGACATAGCCTTGCAGCCGGGCGAAACGCTGGTCGGCTCCGGTCCGGTCGCCGCTGGCGATACGGTGCGCTGGATCATCGGCGACACTGAGAGTGGCGCGGGCGGGACGAAGCAGGTTCATATCCTCGTCAAGCCGACGCGGCCCGAGCTGATGACCAACCTCGTCATCAACACCAATGCGCGCACCTACCATATGGAGCTGCGCTCGACCGAGAAGACCTACATGGCCTCGGTCTCCTGGCAGTATCCGCAGGACCAGCTCATCGCGCTGCGTCGGCAGAACGCCGAGGCGCAGGCTGTCCAGCCAGTGGCGACAGGCATCGATCTCACGCGCGTCAACTTCCGCTACGAGGTGACCGGCGACCGCGCACCGTGGCGGCCGCTCCGCGCCTTCGACGACGGCAAGCAGGTCTTCATCGAGTTCCCGCGCGGTATCGGCCAGGGCGAGATGCCACCGCTCTTCGTCGTCGGTCCGGAGGGTGACACCTCGGAACTGGTGAATTATCGCGTCCGCGACAACTACATGATCGTCGATCGGCTCTTCGCCGCCGCCGAGCTGCGCTTCGGCGCCGACAAGAATCAGAAGCGCGTTCGCATCTCCCGTAGCGACGGGAGGCCGGCGTCGTGA
- a CDS encoding nucleotidyl transferase AbiEii/AbiGii toxin family protein, which translates to MAKELKNIGASVRARLLQLAKASGQSFDLVLTRFALERLLFRLGQSPYADRFVLKGAMLMMSWFDDPHRGTRDLDLLGFGDSEAEPMLATFREIMALEVADGVEFDIAALRVDRIREELEYGGLRLRTTASISGARIGLTIDIGFGDAMEPGAEVLDYPSMLEFPAPRLRAYARETVIAEKFQAMVALGRANSRMKDFYDIWILSRSFTFDDDRLPRAIAATFARRGTPIPQEPPDALTMAFAEDAQKQQQWRAFVGDVAHDPGDLGTVVRDLAAFLMPQAVSAGSVSK; encoded by the coding sequence ATGGCTAAAGAGCTCAAGAATATCGGAGCCTCGGTGCGTGCCCGGCTGCTGCAACTCGCCAAGGCGAGTGGACAGAGCTTCGATCTCGTCCTGACACGCTTCGCCCTCGAACGGCTACTCTTTCGGCTCGGTCAATCCCCGTATGCCGATCGCTTCGTTCTGAAAGGCGCGATGCTGATGATGAGCTGGTTTGACGACCCTCATCGTGGCACACGCGATCTCGATCTGTTGGGTTTTGGAGATTCTGAAGCCGAACCAATGCTGGCGACGTTCCGCGAAATCATGGCGCTGGAAGTCGCTGATGGCGTGGAATTCGACATTGCGGCGCTGCGTGTCGATCGCATCCGTGAGGAGCTGGAATATGGGGGCCTGCGGCTGCGAACAACGGCCTCGATCAGCGGAGCCCGTATCGGTTTGACGATCGACATCGGCTTTGGTGACGCGATGGAACCTGGGGCCGAGGTGCTGGACTATCCTTCTATGCTGGAATTTCCCGCGCCACGCCTGCGGGCCTATGCGCGCGAGACGGTGATCGCCGAGAAGTTCCAGGCGATGGTAGCGTTGGGGCGAGCAAACAGCCGGATGAAGGACTTCTACGACATCTGGATTCTCAGTCGGTCCTTCACCTTCGACGATGATAGATTGCCGCGAGCGATTGCCGCCACGTTCGCGCGGCGTGGAACACCGATTCCTCAAGAGCCGCCCGATGCGTTGACAATGGCCTTTGCCGAAGATGCGCAGAAGCAGCAACAATGGCGGGCGTTCGTCGGAGACGTCGCTCACGATCCTGGTGATCTAGGGACTGTCGTCAGAGATTTGGCAGCTTTCCTTATGCCTCAAGCCGTTTCAGCAGGGAGCGTGAGCAAATGA
- a CDS encoding UvrD-helicase domain-containing protein, with translation MPLIHPQDWRPRGIEDLEPDAWRALRHDGSTCVVAGPGAGKTEFLAQRAAYLLETGLCPAPYRVLAISFKGDAADNLAARVRKRCPPELAHRFTSLTFDAFTKSLVDRFQSAIPADWRPTRPYEIAFPAYRQTAGFLDLSRIAAPAQWQAEIAGLSASNFESHYVGAYRLPIVRPAPQAGIEFTVHRWWEGQLGAHPQSALSFVSINRLAELLLRASPDIRRALQVTYPFVFVDEFQDTTYAQYDFLLSAFSGANIAITAVGDDKQRIMTWAGARVDAFDRIAADFVAVRIPLLFNFRSSPDLVRIQHVVARALDPNTVATVAQAVRQVDGDVAQVWNSPTKAREAEHLARWLANDMATRGRAPRDYAILVKQKSDDFEADLAAPLAQQGLRLRNESHTLGRTTLQDLLSDQFAKVAIALLRLGATHRAPVAWQLCSAALLEIRAITSGDDVAEARTEADLTAFLTMLRADMANTAPSPASAAIFVARILAFLDLGAVARTYLEYASGDLLAIMVDALQKHLAASANGAATWTACLDAFEGLEQIPLMTVHKSKGLEYDTIIFIGLDDQAWWAHTPGNPEGLATFFVALSRAKQRAIFAFCQERGQRRRVAELFQLLTDAGVPEIAI, from the coding sequence ATGCCGCTCATCCACCCACAAGACTGGCGACCACGAGGGATTGAGGATCTCGAACCTGATGCTTGGCGCGCCCTGCGCCATGACGGCTCGACCTGCGTTGTCGCTGGCCCCGGCGCGGGAAAGACCGAATTTCTGGCGCAGCGTGCGGCGTACCTTCTCGAGACAGGGCTATGCCCAGCGCCCTATCGCGTTCTGGCGATCTCCTTCAAAGGCGATGCCGCCGACAACCTTGCCGCCCGTGTGCGAAAGCGCTGTCCACCCGAACTGGCGCACCGCTTCACATCGCTCACCTTCGACGCTTTCACGAAAAGCCTGGTTGATCGATTCCAGAGCGCTATACCTGCCGATTGGCGGCCAACCCGACCCTATGAGATCGCGTTTCCCGCATACCGGCAGACTGCAGGCTTCCTCGACCTCTCCCGCATCGCGGCTCCGGCGCAATGGCAGGCCGAAATCGCTGGCCTTAGCGCGAGCAATTTCGAGTCTCACTATGTTGGTGCCTACCGCCTGCCGATAGTGCGCCCGGCACCGCAGGCCGGCATTGAGTTCACCGTTCACCGTTGGTGGGAAGGTCAGCTCGGAGCCCACCCCCAATCGGCCCTGAGCTTTGTCAGCATCAATCGGCTCGCGGAGCTCCTGTTGCGGGCGAGTCCAGACATTCGCCGTGCGCTTCAGGTGACTTATCCCTTCGTGTTCGTCGATGAATTTCAGGATACGACCTACGCGCAGTACGATTTCCTGCTCTCGGCGTTCAGCGGCGCCAATATCGCCATCACGGCCGTTGGTGACGACAAACAGCGCATCATGACTTGGGCCGGCGCACGGGTCGACGCCTTCGACCGCATTGCCGCAGATTTTGTGGCCGTTCGGATCCCACTCCTGTTCAATTTCCGATCCTCACCAGATCTCGTTCGAATTCAGCATGTCGTGGCGAGAGCGCTTGATCCGAACACGGTGGCAACGGTGGCCCAAGCTGTGCGGCAAGTGGACGGCGATGTCGCCCAAGTCTGGAACAGCCCGACCAAGGCACGTGAAGCCGAGCACCTTGCGCGATGGCTGGCGAACGACATGGCGACCAGAGGTCGCGCGCCTCGCGACTACGCCATTTTGGTCAAGCAGAAGTCCGACGACTTCGAAGCCGATCTTGCGGCGCCACTGGCGCAGCAAGGTTTGCGGCTGCGAAACGAGAGCCACACCCTCGGACGCACGACACTTCAAGATCTCCTCTCTGATCAGTTCGCGAAAGTCGCGATCGCCCTGCTCCGCCTGGGAGCTACTCATCGCGCACCGGTTGCGTGGCAACTGTGCTCCGCTGCGCTATTGGAGATACGGGCTATCACGTCCGGGGACGATGTCGCGGAGGCGCGCACCGAGGCCGATCTCACGGCATTTCTGACGATGCTGCGCGCTGACATGGCCAACACGGCACCGTCGCCGGCGAGCGCCGCGATCTTCGTCGCGCGCATCCTGGCATTCCTCGATTTGGGCGCTGTCGCTCGAACCTACCTCGAATACGCGTCAGGCGATCTCCTGGCGATCATGGTCGATGCGCTCCAAAAGCATCTGGCTGCATCGGCAAACGGCGCTGCCACGTGGACGGCCTGCCTGGACGCTTTCGAAGGTCTCGAACAGATCCCGTTGATGACGGTCCACAAAAGTAAAGGCCTCGAATACGACACCATCATTTTCATCGGCCTTGATGATCAAGCATGGTGGGCACACACGCCGGGCAACCCGGAAGGCCTTGCTACCTTTTTCGTAGCGCTCTCCCGCGCCAAGCAGCGCGCGATTTTCGCCTTCTGCCAGGAGCGCGGTCAGCGCCGCCGCGTCGCCGAGCTATTCCAACTGCTTACGGACGCCGGCGTGCCAGAGATCGCGATATGA
- a CDS encoding DUF2274 domain-containing protein gives MAKLKLGPIADDKPVKVTLELPASLHRDLTAYAEILARQAGHAAADPVRLIVPMLERFIATDRGFAKARRGKADA, from the coding sequence ATGGCAAAGCTGAAACTCGGTCCTATCGCCGACGACAAGCCGGTGAAGGTCACGCTGGAGCTGCCCGCCAGCTTGCATCGCGACCTGACTGCCTACGCCGAAATCCTCGCTCGCCAGGCGGGCCACGCCGCTGCCGATCCCGTTCGCCTGATCGTGCCCATGCTGGAGCGGTTCATTGCAACGGACCGAGGGTTTGCGAAGGCGCGGCGGGGTAAAGCTGATGCCTAG
- a CDS encoding TrbI/VirB10 family protein: MSEIELDRQKPEAEADARPLTGEPVAPMRLRPEPPRVTRLSRKVLIALGLLAGTGIGGTLIYALQTRHGGKTNEELYSTDNRTTPDGLAALPKDYAGIPKLGPPLPGDLGRPILSAQNAGQTVPTPGIATPNPGIGQEEQRRIQELEAARTARLFASTETRPASTAVAQPQVTVAPQADLASLGLAPQPATPSAQDRQLAFLNQTPDKRTVSPDRVGAPASANVLQAGAVIAAALITGIRSDLPGQITAQVTENVYDSPTGRILLVPQGTRIIGQYDNGVGFGQRRVLLVWNRLIFPNGRSIVLERQPGADAEGYAGLEDGVDYHWGELFKAAALSTLLSVGAQSGSSSNDSDIIRALRNGASDSISQTGQQIVQRQLNIAPTLTIRPGFPVRVIVTRDLVLEPYGG, from the coding sequence GTGAGCGAGATCGAACTCGATCGTCAGAAGCCGGAGGCGGAAGCAGATGCCCGACCGCTGACCGGAGAGCCGGTCGCGCCGATGCGGCTGCGGCCCGAACCGCCGCGCGTGACGCGCCTCTCGCGAAAGGTGCTGATCGCGCTTGGCCTGCTTGCCGGTACCGGCATCGGCGGCACGTTGATCTACGCGCTCCAAACCCGGCACGGCGGCAAGACGAACGAGGAGCTCTATTCGACCGACAACCGGACGACGCCCGACGGGCTCGCCGCCTTGCCGAAGGACTATGCCGGTATCCCAAAGCTCGGCCCACCGCTACCGGGCGACCTCGGCCGGCCGATCCTCAGCGCCCAGAACGCCGGCCAGACGGTGCCGACGCCGGGGATCGCGACGCCCAATCCGGGGATCGGTCAGGAAGAGCAGCGTCGAATCCAAGAGCTGGAGGCCGCGCGGACGGCGCGTCTCTTTGCTTCGACCGAGACGCGGCCAGCCAGCACTGCTGTGGCACAGCCGCAAGTTACGGTCGCGCCGCAGGCGGACCTCGCCAGCCTCGGGCTCGCACCACAGCCGGCGACGCCTTCCGCGCAGGATCGCCAGCTCGCGTTTCTGAACCAGACACCCGACAAGCGCACGGTCTCACCAGATCGTGTCGGCGCGCCCGCGTCGGCCAATGTGCTGCAGGCGGGAGCGGTCATCGCGGCAGCACTCATCACCGGCATCCGCTCCGATCTTCCCGGTCAGATCACTGCGCAAGTGACGGAGAACGTCTATGACAGCCCGACCGGGCGAATCCTGCTCGTGCCGCAGGGCACGCGGATCATCGGCCAATACGACAATGGCGTCGGATTCGGTCAACGCCGCGTGCTGCTGGTCTGGAACCGGCTGATCTTCCCCAATGGCCGCTCGATCGTGTTGGAGCGCCAGCCGGGGGCGGATGCCGAGGGCTATGCCGGGCTCGAAGACGGCGTCGACTACCATTGGGGTGAGTTGTTCAAGGCCGCGGCGCTGTCGACGCTGCTCAGCGTCGGCGCCCAATCCGGATCATCGAGCAATGACAGCGACATCATCCGCGCGCTGCGCAACGGCGCCTCCGACAGCATCAGCCAGACCGGCCAACAGATCGTGCAGCGTCAGCTCAACATCGCGCCGACGCTGACCATCCGGCCGGGCTTCCCCGTCCGCGTGATCGTCACCCGCGATCTCGTTCTTGAGCCCTACGGAGGCTGA
- a CDS encoding YiiX/YebB-like N1pC/P60 family cysteine hydrolase, which translates to MSGKIAIAGLQAAKEARPGLKRLNEAVMKPGDIVLTTTTAAVSKAIRVATGSDISHAMVCVEDRSIIDATGEGVHARNTQRLFFDGDCSVYVLRLREGLSDQQLAAVRNYMRGHIGTQYSTREAMLTLLGGARQWSKKQFCSRLVAQAFASAGIHLVANPNFCSPANIQSSPLLASVADATVPVTAEEAAWWDGNDDVPQLMRDAINTVLGGARAKSPDIQTFDDLHRHLVSHPECDGDFCRLLETSNYLSLWKVERDKNPWQYDLALLNAAPADQAEAYCWSVLENEDGGPNRYVVNRGGYLLFSRQYDLQFFRVMAALYEHLAMLHQQRIDVAAEWLQANGHFSRSAPKHLTPHTPEWFSALEQWDPPKAMMTRKVIELAGRMDVCSICGDDPAKDYRLEASRPPGGVDTLRLCDDCVAIRRQAGEPFILLFDAANGDVGKGA; encoded by the coding sequence ATGAGTGGCAAGATCGCAATTGCCGGATTGCAGGCTGCGAAAGAGGCGCGCCCAGGTCTGAAGCGGCTAAACGAGGCCGTGATGAAGCCTGGCGATATCGTTCTCACGACCACGACTGCTGCAGTAAGCAAAGCCATCCGCGTCGCAACCGGCAGCGACATCTCTCATGCCATGGTGTGCGTCGAGGACAGATCGATCATCGACGCGACTGGCGAGGGTGTTCATGCGCGCAATACGCAGCGACTGTTCTTCGATGGAGATTGCTCGGTCTACGTCCTGCGTCTGCGTGAAGGCCTTTCCGATCAGCAGCTCGCGGCGGTTCGAAACTACATGCGCGGGCACATCGGCACGCAATATTCCACCAGAGAGGCGATGTTGACGTTGCTGGGCGGGGCGCGCCAATGGAGCAAGAAACAGTTCTGCTCCCGCCTCGTCGCGCAAGCCTTCGCATCTGCGGGTATCCATCTTGTCGCTAATCCCAATTTCTGTTCACCCGCCAATATTCAGAGTAGCCCGCTCCTGGCTTCGGTGGCAGATGCGACCGTGCCTGTGACTGCAGAAGAAGCCGCATGGTGGGATGGAAACGACGACGTCCCGCAGCTCATGCGGGATGCGATCAACACCGTTCTTGGTGGCGCGCGTGCAAAGAGCCCTGATATACAAACCTTCGATGATCTCCATCGTCATCTGGTAAGCCATCCGGAATGTGATGGCGACTTCTGCCGACTGCTTGAGACGTCGAATTACCTCTCGCTCTGGAAGGTCGAGCGGGACAAGAATCCCTGGCAGTATGATCTCGCCCTACTAAATGCCGCGCCGGCCGATCAGGCCGAGGCTTATTGCTGGAGTGTGCTGGAGAACGAGGATGGAGGGCCGAACCGCTATGTCGTCAATCGCGGCGGATATCTGCTTTTCTCCCGGCAATACGACCTTCAGTTTTTCCGGGTAATGGCGGCGCTGTACGAGCATCTGGCGATGCTCCACCAACAACGCATAGACGTTGCGGCTGAATGGCTCCAAGCAAATGGTCATTTCTCACGATCGGCGCCAAAACATCTCACGCCGCATACGCCGGAATGGTTCAGTGCCCTGGAGCAATGGGACCCACCAAAGGCGATGATGACGCGCAAAGTCATCGAACTCGCCGGCCGAATGGACGTCTGTTCAATCTGCGGCGACGATCCCGCCAAGGACTATCGGTTGGAGGCAAGCCGGCCGCCGGGCGGAGTTGACACGCTCCGCCTTTGCGATGACTGCGTCGCTATCCGCAGACAGGCAGGTGAACCGTTCATACTATTATTTGACGCGGCAAACGGTGATGTTGGCAAGGGCGCGTAG
- a CDS encoding DUF2971 domain-containing protein, which yields MREINSEKIEWQEGLWKYFRMERFISTLETSQIYFASANQFSDPFEGAVAVQMDAAPVDPRYAEMEWGEKAFFELKRLTKISCWHRAAYESDAMWKLYAGEHKGIAICTTPERMRAAFGPFRLRADYGIEDLWAGPVDYVDLTQIRMRGAGMLDRFFFKHRAFESEREFRLAISLRMAEEFGVVVPADGILVDVDLRVLIERIVLGSTTSEEEREIVTRHVEKAGLGGLLRQSSLLGLPRYV from the coding sequence GTGCGCGAAATTAATAGTGAAAAAATAGAATGGCAGGAAGGCCTCTGGAAATATTTCAGAATGGAGCGTTTCATTTCCACCCTTGAGACCAGCCAGATCTATTTTGCGTCGGCCAATCAGTTCTCTGACCCTTTCGAAGGGGCGGTTGCGGTCCAGATGGACGCAGCTCCCGTTGACCCGCGGTATGCAGAGATGGAGTGGGGTGAGAAGGCGTTCTTCGAACTGAAGCGACTGACGAAGATAAGCTGTTGGCATCGCGCCGCATATGAAAGCGATGCTATGTGGAAGCTCTACGCCGGGGAACACAAGGGCATTGCCATCTGCACGACCCCTGAGCGCATGCGTGCCGCTTTCGGTCCGTTTCGTCTGCGGGCGGACTACGGGATTGAGGATTTATGGGCGGGGCCCGTCGACTATGTGGATCTCACACAGATCCGCATGAGGGGCGCCGGAATGCTTGACAGGTTCTTCTTCAAACACCGTGCATTCGAATCGGAGCGTGAGTTCCGGCTAGCGATTTCGCTTCGGATGGCAGAGGAGTTCGGCGTCGTTGTTCCGGCCGATGGAATCTTGGTGGACGTTGATCTCAGGGTGCTGATCGAGAGAATTGTGCTTGGGTCGACTACCTCAGAAGAGGAGCGCGAGATCGTGACGAGGCATGTCGAGAAGGCGGGCCTCGGGGGGCTGCTGCGGCAATCTTCGCTGCTTGGTTTGCCACGGTATGTTTGA
- a CDS encoding AbiJ-related protein, translating to MSGASQLSELIAEALKQRATNDQMPSVAMGAGLVVPDYEEGVSKKDRARQALAGKTDRELGEIARLLGVQFGDFALEEAGLAVLEHGTAAITEITRRDAAKCFGDDLCGEQDVVEIVRKLFPIDTMGADFFSSRSLARDIEQHMIRNQGDWSVELLFDQIGALACSRDRFNRLIEAALHPLGRRGPGQAALVDELNVVLRRDGYVLNIVDEESGYPIYRVVPLGRGPTGSPKNLIFASNGPKPEIGFSDAINNDIVILSNAASCLVYDRPIRRDGLLWSELVEWWRGVAGVEPDEAARTLGLRLRASLASDAERNLFDTYFRLYRAKLGTTLPALIPQVYLHYDPAVVKLLRHRAGLSRQRMDFLLLLPNHQRIVVEVDGSQHFSQGGKPSLAAYSEMVAADRDLRLAGYEIYRFGSNELVGGSAAALIQRFFDRLWVFHKITTPA from the coding sequence ATGAGCGGAGCATCGCAACTATCAGAACTCATCGCCGAAGCGCTGAAACAGCGTGCGACCAATGACCAGATGCCATCCGTCGCGATGGGTGCCGGCCTGGTGGTCCCCGACTACGAAGAGGGTGTGAGTAAGAAAGATCGGGCCCGCCAGGCTCTCGCGGGCAAGACCGATCGAGAGTTGGGCGAGATCGCGCGCCTACTTGGTGTGCAGTTCGGCGACTTTGCGCTTGAGGAAGCGGGACTCGCCGTTCTCGAACACGGCACAGCAGCCATCACGGAGATCACCCGACGCGACGCGGCCAAATGCTTCGGCGACGATCTTTGCGGCGAACAAGATGTAGTGGAAATCGTCCGCAAGCTCTTCCCGATCGACACGATGGGCGCAGATTTCTTCTCCAGTCGAAGCCTTGCGCGCGATATCGAACAGCACATGATCCGTAACCAAGGCGACTGGAGCGTCGAGCTTCTCTTCGATCAGATCGGTGCGCTCGCCTGTTCGCGAGATCGCTTCAACCGCCTCATCGAGGCGGCGCTTCACCCCCTCGGACGCAGAGGACCTGGACAAGCGGCATTGGTCGATGAACTCAACGTGGTTCTCCGACGAGACGGATATGTACTCAACATTGTGGACGAGGAATCCGGATATCCGATTTATCGGGTCGTCCCCCTTGGTCGAGGCCCAACAGGATCGCCGAAGAATCTCATCTTCGCGTCAAACGGCCCAAAGCCCGAGATCGGCTTCAGCGACGCGATCAACAATGACATCGTCATCCTGTCGAATGCTGCGAGCTGCCTCGTCTACGATCGACCGATCCGGCGCGACGGCCTGTTATGGAGTGAGTTGGTCGAATGGTGGCGCGGCGTCGCCGGCGTTGAGCCTGACGAAGCCGCCCGCACATTGGGGCTTCGCTTGCGCGCTTCCCTAGCCTCAGATGCAGAGCGCAATCTGTTTGACACATATTTCAGGCTTTATCGCGCGAAACTTGGAACGACGCTGCCCGCACTCATACCGCAGGTCTATCTTCACTACGATCCTGCAGTCGTCAAATTACTGCGCCACCGGGCCGGCTTATCACGGCAGCGAATGGACTTTCTGCTTCTGCTGCCGAACCACCAGCGCATTGTCGTCGAAGTCGACGGGTCACAACATTTCAGCCAAGGCGGTAAACCCTCGCTTGCCGCCTATTCGGAAATGGTTGCGGCGGATCGTGATCTGCGCCTAGCTGGCTACGAGATCTACCGTTTCGGTTCCAATGAGCTTGTCGGAGGGTCCGCAGCAGCCTTGATTCAGCGCTTCTTCGATCGCCTCTGGGTGTTTCACAAAATCACCACCCCGGCGTAA
- a CDS encoding type IV toxin-antitoxin system AbiEi family antitoxin domain-containing protein — translation MPEPVSQRRIAQTVLKARGIARLAELRAEGVTAATMSRMERDGEVLRLARGLYQLPDAPFDAHHSLAEAAKRLPKGVVCLVSALAFHDLTDQLPRHVWMAIGQKDWAPKADGVSIRLVRFTDRLLADGVESHTVEGVSVKVFGVAKTIADCFRYRNKIGLSVAIEGLQEALRQRKATPDEIAKQAGRGAVATVIRPYLEALIANG, via the coding sequence TTGCCCGAACCCGTGTCCCAACGCCGAATTGCCCAGACTGTGCTGAAAGCGCGTGGCATCGCGCGCCTGGCGGAACTGCGCGCGGAGGGCGTGACGGCCGCCACCATGAGCCGCATGGAGCGTGATGGCGAGGTGCTCAGGCTCGCGCGGGGGCTATATCAGCTCCCCGATGCCCCGTTCGACGCTCATCATAGTCTCGCAGAGGCCGCAAAGCGCCTGCCAAAAGGGGTTGTCTGCCTCGTCTCAGCGCTCGCGTTCCATGACCTTACAGATCAACTGCCCAGGCATGTGTGGATGGCCATCGGCCAAAAGGATTGGGCGCCCAAGGCTGACGGCGTGTCAATTCGGCTCGTACGATTCACGGATCGCCTGCTAGCGGATGGTGTCGAGTCCCACACCGTCGAGGGGGTGTCAGTGAAGGTCTTCGGCGTCGCCAAGACCATCGCTGACTGCTTCCGGTATCGGAACAAGATCGGCCTGTCCGTGGCAATCGAAGGCCTCCAGGAAGCGCTGCGTCAACGCAAGGCGACCCCAGATGAAATTGCTAAGCAGGCCGGGCGTGGTGCGGTCGCGACCGTCATTCGCCCCTATCTCGAGGCGCTGATCGCCAATGGCTAA